The Methylocella tundrae genome contains the following window.
TGGCGCAGAATGTATGTGGAGTTCGTTCGGTCGTGAGAATGGGCAATTCCCCTTCGCGAGGCTGGCGCGGCGCTCGAGCTTTGGCCTGCCGCCAGTAGGTCTGCTTTGAGATGAAGCGCCAAGGTTCGTTGCTGGGTCGGAAGGAGCCGTCTGTTCAAGCGCCCGCCTCTGCTTCGATCCGTCCGTCGCCAGGAAACTGACGGACGGCTCCCGGCCCCTTTCGGATGGCCAAGCGCGTGCGAACGGCCTCGGCCGTCAACCTCGAATGCTCAGTCTATAATCGACGCGCGGTGAGTGGCCGAAAAGCGCTTTATAAGCGCGGCTGAATGCGGCCTCCGACTCGTAGCCGATGCTAAACCCGATTTCGCCGACCCGCGCGTCGCGCTTGCTCAGCAGGTCCCGTGCTAGCGCCAAGCGCCACTCATTATGGTAGCGCAGCGGCGCACGGCCTACCAAGGCGGTGAAGCGCTCACAAAAGCTGGAGCGGGACATTCCTGCAATAGCCGCGAGGGTCTCGATGCTCCACCGCTGCATGGGCCGCTCATGAATGGCCTTCAGAGCATTTGCGATGCGCACATCGGCAAGTCCTCCTAACCATCCGGATGCGGGCCCTTGATGGACCCAACTGCGCAATGTGCGGATGACCACCAAGTCGATCAGTCGGGAGACCATCAAGGCGGCGCCAGGCTGAATATCGCCGGCCTCGAGCATCAGGAAATGCACGATCCCCTCCAGCCAGCCCGCGCCCTCCGCCTGTCGGATGTGGATGCATCCAGGCAGGGCGGACACCATCCCGCGGAGGCTGTCCGGATCGAACCGGAAGCGGCAAAGGACCATGGTCGCGGGGGCGCCCGAGGCCGTCAGTCGCAGGTCGCCCGCGCCACGCGGCAACATCACAAGATCGCCCGTATCCATGACCATGGGCCCGCTCTCCTCGCCCTCGATGCGCAGGGCCCCCTGGGTCACGATGCAGACGTGCGCGGCCTCGGCTTCCAAATCCAAGCGGCCCTCCGGCGTGAGGGCGCGGGAATAGACGTGGTCTCCCGTGAGGTGGATTTGCGCCAGCACGCGCGACAGCAGATCG
Protein-coding sequences here:
- a CDS encoding AraC family transcriptional regulator; the encoded protein is MTELPENLTIRPEVEVDSPASTDLLSRVLAQIHLTGDHVYSRALTPEGRLDLEAEAAHVCIVTQGALRIEGEESGPMVMDTGDLVMLPRGAGDLRLTASGAPATMVLCRFRFDPDSLRGMVSALPGCIHIRQAEGAGWLEGIVHFLMLEAGDIQPGAALMVSRLIDLVVIRTLRSWVHQGPASGWLGGLADVRIANALKAIHERPMQRWSIETLAAIAGMSRSSFCERFTALVGRAPLRYHNEWRLALARDLLSKRDARVGEIGFSIGYESEAAFSRAYKALFGHSPRVDYRLSIRG